GGCTTTCGATATCCTAACTGAAAAGACAAAATGTACTCTTCTGGAATCTTTAAAATCTCAAATTTTTGGCAGACCCAATTAAAATGAATTTCATTAGTGTTAGAAAGCAAATATATTTGATAATTCTTCTTTAAACTATTCATTAATTTATCTAAAAAAGGAATCTCAAAAAAGATATCTCCCCATATTCTTTTAAAATCTTCAAAATTTACTTCTAAACTTTTTATCTCGAGTCTTTTTAAGACTTCTTGATAAAACTCCCTTGAAGAAATCTTGCCTTCATCATAATCTTTCTCAAGACCAGTCACAAATATTCTTTGATAAATTTCTAAAGGAGAGTAAGGAGAAAAATTAGACAACCTTTTACAAGAATCCAGATGATTAAAATCTAACATTACTTTTCCTAAGTCAAATATTAAAAGCTTATAACTCATATAGTTTTGGTCATTGAGACTTGGAGTTTATCTGGATTTTGGAATTTGTGATTTGAAATTTTAACATTTTTTTGCAATCTCAATTTATTTAAGGATAGCAGGAAGAGGATAGTAGGAGAGGATAGTAAAAATATATAAGCAAGAATAAATTAGGATGGAATTAACATTTTGCTTTATTGATTTTCTTTTCTTAGCTTCTCTATCAATCTTACTATATCTTGCCCTGCTGATTTAGCTACCATACCACTGACAAAGATAAGCACCGAAAACTGCCAACAATCACTGGGACCCACAATTAACCCTGCTTTTACGTTTTCTTCTCTTTCTAATTTTTCCTTAAAAAACTCGATTGCTTTTTCTAAAGGATTTTCAAAGATGTCTAAAGTCGAGGTTTGGTTGTAAAACTTTAAAGAAGGAAAAGCAACTCCTCGAAATAAAAGAAAAGTACTTACCATGCTTTTATCAGCATGATAACTCTCTTCAAAATCAAACCCTTCAAAGATTGGATAATTTTTAGGTAAAATAATGGAAGGTTCATGAATCAAAACATTACCCTTTCTTATCACCGTATCTTTGGCGTTAATTTGAGATGGCGATAAAAGAATATAAGGAATATCCGTGGTTTTAAATGTCTGGAGAGGGCTTATTCTATATCTAATTATTTCAGTCTCTCTAATTGCTTTTTGCCAACTTTTTTCCAAGTCCATACAATCCTCTCTATTTACAACTTTATCATTAGTTTACTTTAAAATTAATTATTTTTCAATAACTTTTATCTTTTATCTTTAAATGACAGTCAAAAAATTGTCCTTGACAAGTAAGCCCACCTTAGATTAATTTAAAGAAAAGAAGTTAGATATGGTAGCATAAAATCCATAAAGACTAACCTTAAATTTAAACATATTAAGAAGGAGGAATATTATGGAATTTAAATTAACCTTTGAAAACTTAGGAAACATTGCGGAAGGAAGACCAACTTTAGGCACTGAGACACCAGTGCTTAACTATCGTATCTTACAGTTTAGCTTAAGAGAGGTAATCGAGTCAGAATTGGGTGAGGGAAAAGGAGCAGAATACCTTTACCGAGCAGGTAAACTTGCCGGAACGATGGTCTACCAAAAGTTTTTTGCTGATATAAAAGAGTTAGATGAGTTGATTAAAAAAGTTATTGATTTATTATATCAGCTTAAGATGTGCATTCTCAGGGTAGAAAAGTGTGAACCAAAAAAAGGTGTTTTTGTATTTACTGCTTTAGAAGATTTAGACTGTTCTGGGGTGCCAAAAATTGGTTGGCCTATCTGTCAATATGATGAAGGTTTTATCTCAGCTATTTTATCTATCTTTACTGGTAAAAATGTAGTCGTTAAAGAAGTTGATTGCTGGGCAACAGGAGAAAGATTTTGCCGCTTAGAAGCTAAGGTAGTGGAATAGTTTAAGCTATTTTGGCGAGATGAAGAATTCCCATCAATAAAAGATTTTTCGTAAACAT
This genomic stretch from bacterium harbors:
- a CDS encoding HAD-IA family hydrolase gives rise to the protein MLDFNHLDSCKRLSNFSPYSPLEIYQRIFVTGLEKDYDEGKISSREFYQEVLKRLEIKSLEVNFEDFKRIWGDIFFEIPFLDKLMNSLKKNYQIYLLSNTNEIHFNWVCQKFEILKIPEEYILSFQLGYRKPDKRIFYEAVNKAMVNPKECIYIDDIKEFVEVAGSIGITGIHFKSKEELEKDLKALGVIF
- a CDS encoding 4-vinyl reductase is translated as MEFKLTFENLGNIAEGRPTLGTETPVLNYRILQFSLREVIESELGEGKGAEYLYRAGKLAGTMVYQKFFADIKELDELIKKVIDLLYQLKMCILRVEKCEPKKGVFVFTALEDLDCSGVPKIGWPICQYDEGFISAILSIFTGKNVVVKEVDCWATGERFCRLEAKVVE